The Rhipicephalus sanguineus isolate Rsan-2018 chromosome 7, BIME_Rsan_1.4, whole genome shotgun sequence genome includes a window with the following:
- the LOC119399435 gene encoding uncharacterized protein LOC119399435, with protein MLQTSSINKEPHELEIAVKERQVTGASCSCKAGQHKCKHMVALLLHIHATETFDVLSSTDMPQQWGKEQLTDARKKYQPRLIAELPCSKKPRKEVRIPEENILERLLHGLPHVCSALRHSEGRSNAGASRASPLAVRQDKSEGTCRSPASPATTRQENSNAIVEQQSALVTRPSTLTEALAQAMETGVNR; from the exons ATGCTGCAGACATCATCTATAAACAAGGAACCTCATGAGCtggaaattgcagtaaaggaaAGACAGGTGACAGGTGCATcatgctcttgcaaagcagg GCAGCACAAGTGTAAGCACATGGTAGCACTACTACTGCATATTCATGCGACAGAAACATTTGACGTCCTTTCTTCTACTGATATGCCTCAGCAATGGGGTAAAGAACAGCTGACAGATGCAAGAAAGAAGTATCAACCAAGGCTGATTGCAGAGTTGCCATGCTCGAAAAAG CCGAGGAAAGAAGTCAGAATACCTGAAGAAAACATCCTCGAGAGGCTGCTCCATGGATTGCCTCATGTGTGTTCGGCACTGCGCCACAGTGAAGGCA GAAGCAATGCTGGTGCATCAAGAGCATCTCCTCTAGCTGTGAGGCAAGATAAGTCGGAGGGAACGTGCAGGTCTCCAGCATCCCCAGCAACCACTCGACAGGAGAACAGTAACGCAATTGTGGAGCAGCAAAGCGCACTTGTCACACGACCATCAACACTCACTGAAGCACTTGCACAAGCAATGGAAACTGGAGTCAACAGATGA